The nucleotide sequence GTGCACGTCCTCGCCGCTCGGCTCGATGGTCTACCGCGCCGCGGCGAGCCCGGCGTTCGTCGCTCGCTGGTGCGCCGATGGCTGGAGTCCGGAGGCGGCCGCCGTCGCGCCGATGCTGGTTTTCGACCGCAAGGACGCCCTGCAGGACCGCTACCTCGACACGTTCGCGCCCGGTGCCCGACCGCCGCGCCATTACATCCCGGCGTCCACCCAGTTCGTCGAAGCGGCGGTGCACGGGCTGGGCTGGGGGATGCTGCCCGATCTGCAGGCGGATGCGCTCGTCGCCTCGGGCGCGCTGGTCGTGCTCGACGACTCCCGAACGGCCGAGGTTCCGCTGTACTGGCACCAGTGGTCGCTGCGGTCGGCCGCGCTCGACGCCGTCGCTGCCGCGATCGGAGAGGAGGCGCGCCGCGTCCTCCGGCCTACAGGGTCGCCAGCACGAGGTCGAGCGCGTCCGCGAAGCGATCGGCGCTCTCGCGCGTGATGCACAGCGGCGGCTTGATCTTGAGCACGTTCTTGTAGTCGCCGGTCGGCTGCACGATGCAGCCCTCCGCCAGCATGCGGTCGCACACCAGCGCCGCCTCCGCGGTCGCGGGCTGCAGCGTCTCGCGGTCGAGGACCAGCTCCATGCCGAGGTACAGGCCCATGCCGTGGACGGCGCCGACGAGCGGATGCCGCTCGCCCAGTTCACGCAGACGCGCGGCAAGATGGTCGCCGACCGTTGCGGCGTTCTGCTGGAGGCCCTCGTCGCGCATGACGTCGAGCACCGTGAGTCCGACCACCGACGAGACGGGGCTGCCGCCGGCGGAGGAGAAGAAGCTGCCCTCGGCCGCGAACGACTCCGCGATCTCGCGCCGGGTGATGACGGCTCCGAGCGGCTGCCCGTTGCCCATCGCCTTCGCGATCGTGATGACGTCCGGCACGACCCCCTGCTGCTCGGAGCCCCAGAAATAGTGCCCGAGCCGGCCGTAGCCGACCTGGACCTCGTCGGCGATGCAGACGCCACCGCGTGCGCGGATGCGCTCGTAGACCCCGGCCAGGTAGCCGTGGGGGAGCATGAGGCCGCCCGCATTTCCGAACACCGGCTCGGCGATGTAGCCCGCGACCTCGGTGCCGGTCGCCTCCAGCTCCGCGAGGTCGGCATCGAGGTCAGCCAGGTAGGCGGCCGCGGACTCGGACCCGCGGTGGCGCCCGCGCAGCGAGTTGGGCGCGGCCACGAGCTTCACCCAGTCGGGCCGGGTCTCCAGGGCGCGCGGGTTGTCGCCGAGGGACGACGAGACGCCGTCGGAGCCGATGGTCCAGCCGTGGTAGGCCTCGGTCACCGCCAGAATCGTCCGCCGGCCGGTGTGGATCTGGGCCAGGCGGAGCGCGAGGTCGACCGCCTCGCTGCCGCTGTTCACCAGGAAGACGGTGTCGAGCCCCTCTGGCGCGATCTCCGCGAGGCGCTCGGTGAAGCGGGAGAGCTCGTCGTAGTGAAACCGCGAGTTCGTGTTCAGCCGCGCCCACTGGTCCCGCACCGCGTCGACCAGCCGCGGGTGCCCGTGGCCGATCTGCGTGACGTTGTTGACCATGTCGATGTAGCTCTGGGCCCGTGTGTCGACGAGGTGGTGCCGCCAGCCGCGTTCGATCAGCGGCGGATGCGCGAAGTAGTGCTCCTGAACCTGCGCGAAGGTCGCGTCCCGTCGGGCCAGGGACGCCTCCGGATCGGGTTCCGCCACCATGAGATCGACGCCGAACAGCGCCGACGGGTCGGGGGAGACGGCCGTCCAGGACGAGAACGGGAGCGTCGGCGTGACGAGTGACGGCGGGCGGTGGCCGCGAAGCGTGCTGAGCTGTGCCGTGAGGCGGATGGCCGTGCCGATCGGCGCGCCGGCCGTAACGGTCGCGGTCGTGAGTGGGCGGGTGAGTCCGTCCAGCCACAGGTCGGCATCGCCACCGCGCAGCAGCCAGGAGCCTCCGGTGAGGGCCAGCTCGCCCGCGAATGGGGCGGTCACCTCGACACCGGTGGGCGCATCCAGTGTCACGGCGAGGGCGACGGTCGCGGAGGGCAGGGCGCGATCGGTCCGGGCGCGGGTCAGCCGCGCTTCGCCGTACCGGGTGACGGCGTGCCCGTGCTCGCGGCACACGCGGGCGAGGACGGCATCCTCCGCATCCACCGCCAGCCAGGCTCCCGCATCGAGGTCGCGGGCGGTGACGGAGAGGTCGGCGAGGTTCTCGGGAGTGGTGGTGAGTGCGACCAAGCGGCCGAGACCGGTCGGCGCCCCGGTGACCGCGGACCGGGCGAGCCGGGCGCGGATCAGCGTCTCCAGCTCCGCCGCATCCAGTCGTCGGGCCACGTCGAACGCGACCCACTCGTGCGCACGGTTCTCGGCGGCGTAGGCGTTGTCGGCCTCCAGCGCGACCTGCTGCTCGCCGCTGACCACGAGCACGGCGCCGCGGAGGACGACCAGCGGCCACAGCGCGGCGAGGTCGGCGTCGTCGAGCGGCGACTCGGCGTGGAACGCCTCGATGACGTCCAGTACGGCGAGCGGCTCGTCCGGAAGGTGGTGCAGGGCGCTCGTGACGGTCGCGGCCAGTTCGGCCACGAGCCAGCCGTCGGACACGTCGCCGAAGTCGATCACGCCGGGTCCGTCATCGCCGAGCACGATGTTGTCGTCGGTCACGTCGCCGTGGACCGCCTGGACGCGCAGCCGGTCGCGCACCGCCTGCAGCCGGGCGAGGGCGGCGTCGGTCGCCTCCCGCACGACGGAGCGCTTCGCCGGCTGGGCGACGTGCTCGATCAGCAGGTCGACCACCTCGCCGCTGACGCGCGCATCCCACTGCGTCGTCCGGTCGAGGCCCGGGTGGCGGAGCGCGGAGAGCCCGGCGGCGACGCGGCCGGCGAGGGTGCCGAGAGTGCGCAGCTGCTCGCGCGTCGGACGGCCGACGTCGGTGAGCGGATCCCCGTCCAGGTAGCGCAGCACGCGGGCGAGCAGGGTCGTGCCCCGGACGTCGACCTCGACCAGTTCGTCCCCGCCGGTGGTCTCGAGGACCTCCGGGATGCGGATGCCCGACCCCGCGAGCGCGCGGAGGGCCGCGTTCTGAGCCCGCAGTTCGTCGGCGGAGAACACCGGGTTGGCGAGCTTCAGCACGTACCGGTCGGTGCCGGTGTCGATGCGGAAGTTGCGATCCTGGTTGCTGCCGAGCTCGGTGATGCGGCCGTCGAGGCCGAAGTGCGCCGCCGCGATCGCCGCCGCGTCGTCGGCCGTGACGTCCGGGCGCGGGAGAGCGGGCTGGGTGAGGAAGTCGAAGTTCGGCAACAGGGCTCCAGGGCTCGGGTGGGGCGGATCTGACGTCAGTCTATTGAGGGGGTATGGACGCCATGTCGACCGTGGACCGAGGTTGTGGACAGGCTGCCGATTGTGGATAACCACCGGTATCAATTCGGCTCCCGTCCAGCGAACGCTCGGGGGTGTCCGCGTAGCCTGGTGCCCGTGAAATCCTGGAGGACCGCGCTCGCGGCATTCGTCATCGACGTGGCCCTCGTGACCCTCTTCGTGCTCATCGGGCGCCGCAGCCACGGGGAGGCGAACTCCGTCCTCGGGATCCTCGACACTCTCTGGCCGTTCCTCGTCGGCCTGGTCGTCGGCTGGCTGGTGACGTGGGCCTGGTACCGCCCGCTCGCGATCATCTGGCCGGGCATCCCCGTGTGGCTGATGACGGTCGCTGTGGGGATGCTCATCCGCACATCCGCGGGCCAGGGCGTCCAGCCGTCGTTCATCGCCGTCGCTGCCGTCGTGCTCGGCGTGTTCCTCGTCGGCTGGCGCCTGATCGCGCTGCCGTTCGTGCGGCGGCGCCGGACCCTCGCCGCCGCGCAGCAGGTCGCTGTCGACCGCGCCGTGCGCTAGAGCCCCTTCTTAGCGCGCCTTTTCAGCGCGCCTCTCCTCAGCCGACCAGGTGCAGCTCCCTGCTGGAGTTGTTCAGCCGGTGCGGGCCGTCTTCCGCCGCGACGACGATGTCCTCGATCCGGACGCCGAATCGACCGGGCAGGTAGATGCCCGGCTCGATGGAGAAGCACATCCCCGCCTCGATGGGATGGTGCTCGCCCTCGACCATGTACGGCGGCTCGTGCGTGGTCACGCCGATGCCGTGCCCGACCCGGTGGATGAAGAACTCGCCGTATCCCGCCTCGCGGATCACCCGCCGGGCGGCCCGGTCGACCTCCTCGCACGGGACGCCGACGGCAACCGCCTCGAAGGCGGTCTGCTGCGCCAGCGCGACCACGTCGAACACCTCGCGCTCTTCGTCCGTGGGCTCGCCGACGTGGACGGTCCGGGTCGTGTCGGACCCGTAGCCGTCGAGCAGCCCGCCGAAGTCGAGGACGACCATGTCGCCCTCGACGATGATCCGGGAGCCCGGCTCGTGATGGGGATCGGCGCCGTTCGGACCGGAGGCGACGATCGTGAAGTCGACCTGCGCATGACCGTGCTCGCGCAGCAGCCGGTCGAGGTCGGCCGCCACCTGCAGTTCGGTGCGCCCGGCGAACGGCACGCGCAGGATGTCCTCGAACGTCGCGTCGGCCGCGGCCCCGGCGGCCGCGAGCCGGTCGATCTCGTCGCCGGTCTTGACCGCCCGCAGCATCGGCAAGGCGTTGGAGATGGCTGCGAAGCGCGCGTCGGGCAGCTTCTCCTGCAGGCCGAGCAGGTGCATCGCCCAGGTCGCGTCGGAGATCGCGTATCGGCCGTCAGGCCGGAGCAGTGCAGCCGCCGGGACGTACTCGTCCTGACCATCGGACCAGTCGGTCAGCCGGATCGCCCCGGCGGCGCGGGTCTCGGCGGCACCGCCGTGCTCGAGCGCAGGCACGAGCATCGTCGGCTCGCCGTCGGCCGGGATGACGAGCAGGGTGATCCGTTCGGTCGTGGCGACGGGAAGGTAGTCGGCGAAGTAGGCGAGGTCGGGGCCGGGCGCGATCACCAGGCCGTCGAATCCCGCCGCGCGGGCCTGGGTCGCGCCGCGCTCCAGGCGCTCCGCGAAGTGGCGCGCTCTGATCTCCTGCATGTGCGTCTCCTCTCCCGGTGCTGTCGTGCCCGATTCAGTCTTCGATCGGCCCGAGCCAGGCGTTCGCGACGGTGTTGTGCGCCGACTCGGCGTCGGAGGGATGGAAGATCCCGGCGAGAACATCGCGGTACAGGCGCCCCAGCTCGTTGCCGGCGAAGAAGGTGGAGCCGCCCGAGACGCGGATGGCCTGATCCACGACCCGCCGCGCGGTCTCGGTGGCCCGGACCTTCAGTCCGACCAGCTTCGGGAACCACAGCCGGCCGTGGTCGGCGAGGGTGTCGACGTCGCCGGCCAGCGCATCCAGCTGGGGGAGCAGAGCATCCTGCTCGATCGCGGCTTCGGCGACCCGCCACCGGATGTCCGGGTCGTTCGCGTAGCTGCGCCCGTCGTTCTTGAGGCTCGTGCGGCGGTGGGCCGCCTCGACCGCGAGATCGAGAGCCCGTGATCCGATGCCCGTGTAGACCGCGGCGAGCAGGATCTCGAAGTTCGCGAAGATGGCGAACACGAGCGGGTCGGGATTCGGACCGGGGTCGAGGCGCCGCACGACGCGGTCGGCAGTGGCCCGCGCACCGTCGAGCACCGTCGTGTTGCTCTGCGTCGCACGCATCCCGAGCGTGTCCCAGTCTTCCCGGATCTCGAAGCCGCCTCCGGTGCGCTCGATGAAGCCGTACACGATCTTGGGGGCGT is from Leifsonia sp. 466MF and encodes:
- a CDS encoding acyl-CoA dehydrogenase family protein, whose translation is MTEHDTSPDTTLLSDDLLSRIRERAAGYDRDNRFFTEDFAELADEGYLRALVPTEFGGLGLSLQQTARLQARLAGAAPATALAVNMHLVWTGIAKTLRDRGDDSLEFVLREAGQGEVFAFGLSEAGNDLVLFGSTTEARPESDGSYRFHGRKIFTSLSPAWTRLGTMGLDSTSDDAPKIVYGFIERTGGGFEIREDWDTLGMRATQSNTTVLDGARATADRVVRRLDPGPNPDPLVFAIFANFEILLAAVYTGIGSRALDLAVEAAHRRTSLKNDGRSYANDPDIRWRVAEAAIEQDALLPQLDALAGDVDTLADHGRLWFPKLVGLKVRATETARRVVDQAIRVSGGSTFFAGNELGRLYRDVLAGIFHPSDAESAHNTVANAWLGPIED
- a CDS encoding aminotransferase — translated: MPNFDFLTQPALPRPDVTADDAAAIAAAHFGLDGRITELGSNQDRNFRIDTGTDRYVLKLANPVFSADELRAQNAALRALAGSGIRIPEVLETTGGDELVEVDVRGTTLLARVLRYLDGDPLTDVGRPTREQLRTLGTLAGRVAAGLSALRHPGLDRTTQWDARVSGEVVDLLIEHVAQPAKRSVVREATDAALARLQAVRDRLRVQAVHGDVTDDNIVLGDDGPGVIDFGDVSDGWLVAELAATVTSALHHLPDEPLAVLDVIEAFHAESPLDDADLAALWPLVVLRGAVLVVSGEQQVALEADNAYAAENRAHEWVAFDVARRLDAAELETLIRARLARSAVTGAPTGLGRLVALTTTPENLADLSVTARDLDAGAWLAVDAEDAVLARVCREHGHAVTRYGEARLTRARTDRALPSATVALAVTLDAPTGVEVTAPFAGELALTGGSWLLRGGDADLWLDGLTRPLTTATVTAGAPIGTAIRLTAQLSTLRGHRPPSLVTPTLPFSSWTAVSPDPSALFGVDLMVAEPDPEASLARRDATFAQVQEHYFAHPPLIERGWRHHLVDTRAQSYIDMVNNVTQIGHGHPRLVDAVRDQWARLNTNSRFHYDELSRFTERLAEIAPEGLDTVFLVNSGSEAVDLALRLAQIHTGRRTILAVTEAYHGWTIGSDGVSSSLGDNPRALETRPDWVKLVAAPNSLRGRHRGSESAAAYLADLDADLAELEATGTEVAGYIAEPVFGNAGGLMLPHGYLAGVYERIRARGGVCIADEVQVGYGRLGHYFWGSEQQGVVPDVITIAKAMGNGQPLGAVITRREIAESFAAEGSFFSSAGGSPVSSVVGLTVLDVMRDEGLQQNAATVGDHLAARLRELGERHPLVGAVHGMGLYLGMELVLDRETLQPATAEAALVCDRMLAEGCIVQPTGDYKNVLKIKPPLCITRESADRFADALDLVLATL
- a CDS encoding DUF3054 domain-containing protein codes for the protein MKSWRTALAAFVIDVALVTLFVLIGRRSHGEANSVLGILDTLWPFLVGLVVGWLVTWAWYRPLAIIWPGIPVWLMTVAVGMLIRTSAGQGVQPSFIAVAAVVLGVFLVGWRLIALPFVRRRRTLAAAQQVAVDRAVR
- a CDS encoding aminopeptidase P family protein, with translation MQEIRARHFAERLERGATQARAAGFDGLVIAPGPDLAYFADYLPVATTERITLLVIPADGEPTMLVPALEHGGAAETRAAGAIRLTDWSDGQDEYVPAAALLRPDGRYAISDATWAMHLLGLQEKLPDARFAAISNALPMLRAVKTGDEIDRLAAAGAAADATFEDILRVPFAGRTELQVAADLDRLLREHGHAQVDFTIVASGPNGADPHHEPGSRIIVEGDMVVLDFGGLLDGYGSDTTRTVHVGEPTDEEREVFDVVALAQQTAFEAVAVGVPCEEVDRAARRVIREAGYGEFFIHRVGHGIGVTTHEPPYMVEGEHHPIEAGMCFSIEPGIYLPGRFGVRIEDIVVAAEDGPHRLNNSSRELHLVG
- a CDS encoding LysR family transcriptional regulator ArgP, with amino-acid sequence MAANVEHLRTLAAVVDGGTFEAAAAALHITPSAVSQRIKALEEQSGRVLVRRSKPVAPTGAGSVLLRLARQLTLLEAEAAAELAGDDDEATATPLPLVVNADSLATWVLPALARLDGVAYELAIDDQEHTLDRLRDGTALAAIGSDPEPVQGCTSSPLGSMVYRAAASPAFVARWCADGWSPEAAAVAPMLVFDRKDALQDRYLDTFAPGARPPRHYIPASTQFVEAAVHGLGWGMLPDLQADALVASGALVVLDDSRTAEVPLYWHQWSLRSAALDAVAAAIGEEARRVLRPTGSPARGRARPRSDRRSRA